Proteins encoded within one genomic window of Eurosta solidaginis isolate ZX-2024a chromosome 1, ASM4086904v1, whole genome shotgun sequence:
- the LOC137244935 gene encoding splicing regulatory glutamine/lysine-rich protein 1-like encodes METTMETESSKKMKRWRKKMKENYSKWQQYKSKEAERKRKFRMKQKEKLKKNQNLLDEKREKDRLRQQRLRQKKKEDFIKNVKNREYTCKQTKGKAMKKEEAVLPKNLRKKEQF; translated from the coding sequence ATGGAAACAACAATGGAGACAGAGAGTTCCAAAAAAATGAAGAGGTGGCGGAAAAAGATGAAAGAAAATTACAGTAAGTGGCAGCAATATAAAAGCAAGGAAGCAGAAAGAAAACGGAAGTTTCGAATGAAACaaaaggaaaaactaaaaaaaaatcaaaatctgCTTGACGAAAAGCGAGAGAAGGATCGCTTGCGGCAGCAAAGATTGCgccaaaaaaagaaagaagatttTATTAAGAATGTGAAGAACCGAGAATACACATGTAAACAAACGAAGGGGAAAGCTATGAAAAAAGAGGAGGCTGTGTTACCaaaaaacttaagaaaaaaagAGCAGTTTTAA